A window of the Amycolatopsis solani genome harbors these coding sequences:
- a CDS encoding FAD-binding oxidoreductase codes for MSNEALVNRLRDLLGKSAVLTDSDVTASYARDMMPLAPSGQPLAVVLPANTEQVQAVVKACAEAGVPIVPRGAGSGLSGAANAIDGCVTLSLTKLNEIVEIDPGNRLAVVQPGVVNLDFRNAVEKHGLFYPPDPSSYDWCTIGGNLSTNAGGLCCVKYGVTTDSVLGLEVVLADGSILKTGRRTVKGVAGYDLARLFVGSEGTLGVITQATVQLKPLPQAPATLVAGFSTTEAAGEAVARVVREGLVPSLLEIMDASSIKASETYLKTDLGAGSDCQALLLGQSDAGGEVARRELAALEQICVDCGADLAYTTEDLEEGRMLLQARRVVLTALETYGLWLTDDVCVPRTRIAELIRGCEKISAEVGLRIAVVGHAGDGNMHPTIVYQPDDPDEFARAQRAFDEILEVGLSLGGTVTGEHGVGKIKREWLAREIGPVGLRVHRQIKQALDPENLFNPGSMFSMT; via the coding sequence ATGAGCAACGAAGCTTTGGTCAACCGGCTCCGCGACCTGCTCGGCAAGAGCGCCGTGCTCACCGACTCCGACGTCACCGCGTCGTACGCGCGCGACATGATGCCGCTCGCGCCCTCCGGCCAGCCGCTCGCGGTGGTGCTGCCGGCGAACACCGAGCAGGTGCAGGCCGTGGTCAAGGCGTGCGCCGAAGCCGGCGTGCCGATCGTGCCGCGCGGCGCCGGCAGTGGCCTGTCCGGCGCCGCGAACGCGATCGACGGCTGCGTCACGCTGTCGCTGACCAAGCTGAACGAGATCGTCGAGATCGACCCGGGCAACCGGCTGGCCGTGGTGCAGCCGGGCGTCGTGAACCTGGACTTCCGCAACGCCGTGGAGAAGCACGGGCTGTTCTACCCGCCGGACCCGTCCAGCTACGACTGGTGCACGATCGGCGGCAACCTCTCGACCAACGCGGGCGGTCTCTGCTGCGTGAAGTACGGCGTGACGACCGACTCGGTGCTCGGCCTCGAAGTCGTCCTGGCCGACGGGTCGATCCTGAAAACGGGCCGCCGGACGGTCAAGGGCGTGGCCGGCTACGACCTGGCGCGCCTGTTCGTCGGCAGCGAGGGGACGCTGGGCGTCATCACGCAGGCGACGGTCCAGCTCAAGCCGCTGCCCCAGGCCCCGGCGACGCTGGTCGCGGGCTTCTCGACGACCGAGGCGGCCGGCGAGGCGGTGGCGCGCGTCGTGCGCGAAGGGCTCGTGCCGTCGTTGCTGGAGATCATGGACGCGTCGTCGATCAAGGCGTCCGAGACGTACTTGAAGACGGACCTCGGCGCGGGCTCCGACTGCCAGGCGTTGCTGCTGGGCCAGTCCGACGCGGGCGGCGAGGTCGCCCGCCGCGAGCTGGCGGCGCTGGAGCAGATCTGCGTCGACTGCGGCGCGGACCTGGCGTACACGACGGAGGACCTCGAAGAGGGGCGGATGCTGCTGCAGGCCCGCCGGGTGGTGCTGACCGCGCTGGAGACGTACGGGCTGTGGCTGACCGACGACGTCTGCGTGCCGCGCACGCGCATCGCCGAGCTGATCCGCGGCTGCGAGAAGATCAGCGCCGAGGTCGGCCTGCGGATCGCGGTGGTCGGCCACGCCGGCGACGGCAACATGCACCCGACGATCGTCTACCAGCCGGACGACCCGGACGAGTTCGCCCGCGCCCAGCGCGCGTTCGACGAGATCCTGGAGGTCGGCCTGTCCCTGGGCGGCACGGTGACCGGCGAACACGGCGTCGGGAAGATCAAGCGCGAGTGGCTGGCCAGGGAGATCGGCCCGGTGGGGCTGCGGGTGCACCGGCAGATCAAGCAAGCGCTGGACCCGGAGAACCTGTTCAACCCGGGGTCGATGTTCTCGATGACCTAG
- a CDS encoding YciI family protein — MAWYLVEITYVQEKLQEVRPRHREFLGKLAEQGRVAVAGPLGDGTGGVTLYQADDEAHLQETLDQDPYALEGVIAERTVREFKPVIGAWVPQGS, encoded by the coding sequence ATGGCCTGGTACCTCGTCGAAATCACCTACGTCCAGGAGAAGCTCCAGGAGGTGCGGCCGCGTCACCGCGAGTTCCTCGGCAAGCTGGCCGAGCAGGGCCGCGTCGCGGTCGCCGGCCCGCTCGGCGACGGCACCGGCGGCGTCACGCTCTACCAGGCCGACGACGAGGCACACCTGCAGGAAACGCTCGACCAGGACCCGTACGCGCTCGAAGGCGTCATCGCCGAGCGGACCGTCCGCGAGTTCAAGCCGGTCATCGGCGCTTGGGTGCCCCAGGGGTCATAG
- a CDS encoding MFS transporter: MSSTTEAVAQPEVGQPPRLSHRQIVTILSGLMCGMFLAALDQTIVGTSIVKIANDLHGFDLQAWATTAYLITSTIVTPIYGKLSDIYGRKPFYLAAITIFVAGSLASTFSQSMYELAAFRAVQGLGAGGLMSLAMTILGDIVPPRERAKYQGYILAVFGLSTVLGPVLGGLFAGFDTLAGISGWRWVFLINVPIGVLALFVVAKVLNVPHTPHKHKIDWWGALTLVVAVVPFLVVAEQGQKWGWGDGKAILCYVVGGVGVIAFIAVEKLMKDAALIPLRLFKNSTFTVAIIGGIIVGVAMFGAITMIPQFMQVVQGYTPTESGLLMLPLMAGIMTSSIVSGRLTGKTGRYKIFPIVGTILIAGGAFFFAQVKYDSPLWHPLVAAAIIGLGLGQCMQTLIIAVQNAGPRSDMGVSTAAATFFRQIGGTAGVAIFLTVLFNTLLPNITKAFGGQLPAGAGAGIGNLSENTSGIQNLPEAIRTPVLIGFTESITTVFYIAGGVALLATIVLLFMKEIPLTNAAPAAAAMEGGEALLESDEHDFADAPTEIVEPVKPADREPALVGGGKHALSTNGHGDYQAVSGALPMPITSSVADAEVDTPVGAGGVPVVGHVRRQDGSHVPGAALTLIDQRGRQVARATGAADGSYSVPSQGPGAYVLIVSAHGHQPQASSVVISTGPATVDVTLTGSGELTGTVRAAATGSPLANVTVTLTDGRGEVNGAFITTADGTYAFVGVGAGAYTLVASGAGYRPVALTLTVPDSGVLRHDVELSSSVQLGGVARTEGDRIVPDARITVLDAEGNVAAVARTDGEGRYLVSDLPAGAYTVVASGYPPATSQVELTGGEADHDVRLSYDQALDELVDRS, translated from the coding sequence ATGAGTTCCACCACCGAAGCAGTCGCCCAGCCCGAGGTGGGTCAACCACCGCGGCTGAGCCACCGCCAGATCGTCACGATCCTGAGCGGCTTGATGTGCGGCATGTTCCTCGCCGCGCTGGACCAGACGATCGTCGGCACGTCGATCGTCAAGATCGCCAACGACCTGCACGGCTTCGACCTGCAGGCGTGGGCGACCACGGCGTACCTGATCACCTCGACGATCGTCACACCGATCTACGGCAAGCTGTCCGACATCTACGGCCGCAAGCCGTTCTACCTGGCCGCGATCACGATCTTCGTCGCCGGCTCGCTGGCCTCGACGTTCTCGCAGTCGATGTACGAGCTGGCCGCGTTCCGCGCGGTGCAGGGCCTCGGCGCCGGCGGCCTGATGTCGCTGGCCATGACCATCCTCGGCGACATCGTGCCGCCGCGTGAACGCGCCAAGTACCAGGGTTACATCCTGGCCGTCTTCGGCCTCTCGACCGTGCTCGGCCCGGTGCTGGGCGGCCTGTTCGCCGGCTTCGACACCCTGGCCGGCATCTCCGGCTGGCGCTGGGTCTTCCTGATCAACGTCCCGATCGGCGTCCTCGCGCTGTTCGTCGTGGCGAAGGTCCTGAACGTGCCGCACACGCCGCACAAGCACAAGATCGACTGGTGGGGCGCGCTGACGCTGGTCGTCGCGGTCGTGCCGTTCCTGGTCGTCGCCGAGCAGGGCCAGAAGTGGGGCTGGGGCGACGGCAAGGCGATCCTTTGCTACGTCGTCGGCGGCGTCGGCGTGATCGCGTTCATCGCGGTCGAGAAGCTGATGAAGGACGCCGCGCTGATCCCGCTGCGGCTGTTCAAGAACTCGACGTTCACCGTGGCGATCATCGGCGGCATCATCGTCGGTGTCGCGATGTTCGGCGCGATCACGATGATCCCGCAGTTCATGCAGGTCGTGCAGGGCTACACGCCGACCGAGTCCGGGCTGCTGATGCTGCCGCTGATGGCGGGCATCATGACCAGCTCGATCGTCTCCGGCCGGCTCACCGGTAAGACCGGGCGCTACAAGATCTTCCCGATCGTCGGCACCATCCTGATCGCCGGTGGCGCGTTCTTCTTCGCGCAGGTCAAGTACGACTCGCCGCTGTGGCACCCGCTGGTCGCGGCCGCCATCATCGGTCTCGGCCTCGGCCAGTGCATGCAGACGCTGATCATCGCGGTGCAGAACGCGGGCCCGCGCAGCGACATGGGCGTCTCGACCGCGGCGGCGACTTTCTTCCGCCAGATCGGTGGTACCGCGGGTGTCGCGATCTTCCTGACGGTCCTGTTCAACACCCTGCTGCCCAACATCACCAAGGCGTTCGGCGGGCAGCTGCCGGCCGGCGCCGGGGCGGGCATCGGGAACCTGTCGGAGAACACCAGCGGCATCCAGAACCTGCCCGAGGCGATCCGGACCCCGGTGCTGATCGGCTTCACCGAGTCGATCACGACGGTCTTCTACATCGCGGGTGGCGTGGCGCTGCTGGCCACGATCGTGCTGCTGTTCATGAAGGAGATCCCGCTGACCAACGCGGCCCCGGCCGCGGCGGCCATGGAGGGCGGCGAGGCGCTGCTCGAGTCGGACGAGCACGACTTCGCGGACGCGCCGACCGAGATCGTCGAGCCGGTCAAGCCGGCCGACCGCGAGCCGGCACTGGTCGGCGGCGGGAAGCACGCGCTGAGCACCAACGGGCACGGTGACTACCAGGCCGTGTCGGGCGCGCTGCCGATGCCGATCACCAGCTCCGTCGCCGACGCCGAGGTCGACACCCCGGTCGGCGCGGGTGGTGTGCCGGTCGTCGGGCACGTGCGCCGCCAGGACGGCAGCCACGTCCCGGGTGCCGCGCTCACGCTGATCGACCAGCGCGGCCGCCAGGTCGCGCGGGCCACCGGTGCCGCGGACGGCAGCTACTCCGTGCCCAGCCAGGGCCCGGGCGCGTACGTCCTCATCGTGTCGGCCCACGGCCACCAGCCGCAGGCCTCCAGCGTCGTGATCAGCACCGGGCCGGCGACGGTCGACGTCACGCTCACCGGGTCCGGCGAGCTGACCGGCACCGTGCGGGCGGCCGCGACCGGCTCCCCGCTGGCGAACGTGACGGTCACGCTGACCGACGGCCGGGGCGAGGTGAACGGCGCGTTCATCACGACCGCGGACGGCACCTACGCCTTCGTCGGGGTCGGCGCCGGGGCCTACACCCTGGTCGCCAGCGGCGCGGGCTACCGGCCCGTCGCGCTCACGCTGACCGTGCCGGACAGCGGCGTGCTGCGCCACGACGTCGAGCTGTCCAGCTCGGTGCAGCTCGGCGGGGTCGCGCGAACC
- a CDS encoding RNA polymerase sigma factor → MLEGNAERSVEATLGHLRVMDGPAPAQTAAPLTLEDLYRQHRMRLVRLAILLVDEPATAEDVVQEAFTGLHRNWGRLRDAAAAVGYLRTAVVNGSRSVLRRRKTAREYVPPHAVNARSAESLAMLSNEHQAVVSALSKLPPRQREVLVLRYYGGLSEAEISEAAGISKGTVKSTASRALEALQKAMQAPQ, encoded by the coding sequence ATGCTCGAGGGCAATGCGGAACGCAGTGTCGAGGCAACCCTCGGCCACCTGCGGGTCATGGACGGTCCGGCCCCGGCGCAGACAGCCGCGCCGCTGACCCTCGAAGACCTCTACCGCCAGCACCGGATGCGGCTGGTCCGGCTGGCGATCCTGCTGGTCGACGAGCCCGCGACCGCGGAAGACGTCGTCCAGGAGGCCTTCACCGGCCTGCACCGCAACTGGGGACGGCTCCGGGACGCCGCGGCCGCGGTCGGCTACCTGCGCACGGCCGTGGTCAACGGGTCGCGCAGCGTGTTGCGCCGCCGCAAGACCGCCCGCGAGTACGTGCCGCCGCACGCCGTCAACGCCCGGTCCGCCGAGAGCCTCGCGATGCTCTCCAACGAGCACCAGGCGGTGGTGTCCGCATTGTCCAAGCTGCCGCCCCGCCAGCGCGAAGTGCTGGTGCTCCGTTACTACGGTGGGCTGAGCGAGGCCGAAATCTCTGAGGCCGCAGGCATTTCCAAGGGTACCGTTAAATCGACCGCCAGCCGGGCGCTCGAGGCACTGCAGAAGGCCATGCAAGCCCCACAGTGA
- a CDS encoding MarR family winged helix-turn-helix transcriptional regulator, translating to MAPNSSATRPKAELDLADQLGHELVRLVRLINKAKSQVSKQGPDGIERAAYAILFTLIHEGPQRTSRLAESLHSEISTISRQSSSLVQHGLVERQADPEDGRACLLAPTAEGMRVFEENRKQRNQWLADVLGDWTDGEIQTLNRLFGRLNTGIENHSPQLADANASAGAPAKGANA from the coding sequence ATGGCACCGAACAGCTCCGCCACCCGGCCCAAGGCCGAGCTCGATCTCGCCGATCAGCTCGGCCACGAGCTCGTGCGCCTGGTCCGCCTGATCAACAAGGCGAAGTCCCAGGTCTCCAAGCAGGGCCCGGACGGCATCGAGCGGGCGGCGTACGCGATCCTCTTCACCCTCATCCACGAGGGCCCGCAGCGCACCAGCCGGCTCGCGGAATCGCTCCACTCGGAGATCTCCACGATCAGCAGGCAGTCGAGCTCCCTCGTGCAGCACGGCCTGGTCGAACGCCAGGCCGACCCCGAAGACGGCCGGGCGTGCCTGCTCGCGCCGACCGCCGAGGGCATGCGGGTGTTCGAAGAGAACCGCAAGCAGCGCAACCAGTGGCTGGCCGACGTGCTCGGGGACTGGACGGACGGGGAAATCCAGACCCTGAACCGGCTCTTCGGCCGGCTCAACACAGGTATCGAGAACCACTCTCCACAGCTGGCCGACGCGAACGCGTCCGCCGGTGCTCCGGCCAAGGGGGCCAACGCATGA
- a CDS encoding DedA family protein → MILAQSTVNTMSLLPSWLDPQHLLSGLTTPVIAVLCLIIFIESSIFPVLPGDSLLFTAGLFIANGTLDAPLWLVCVLVTVAALLGNVVGYYIGYFAGPKLFNRPDSKFFKKEYVDKTHEFLEKHGPKAVVLARFVPFVRTFITWIAGIGRMDPKRYFTYTVIGGILWAAGITILGSLLGGVSFIANNVDAIFVLIVLVSVVPIVLEYLKARREKKAALTSSDPEVTQRIPRIKD, encoded by the coding sequence GTGATTCTCGCCCAGAGCACGGTCAACACGATGTCGCTGCTGCCGTCATGGCTGGACCCGCAGCACCTGCTGAGCGGCCTGACGACGCCGGTCATCGCGGTGCTGTGCCTGATCATCTTCATCGAGAGCAGCATCTTCCCGGTGCTGCCCGGTGACTCCCTGCTGTTCACGGCCGGCCTGTTCATCGCGAACGGAACCCTCGACGCGCCGTTGTGGCTGGTCTGCGTCCTGGTGACGGTCGCGGCCCTGCTCGGCAACGTGGTCGGTTACTACATCGGCTACTTCGCCGGGCCCAAGCTGTTCAACCGGCCGGACTCGAAGTTCTTCAAGAAGGAGTACGTCGACAAGACGCACGAGTTCCTGGAGAAGCACGGCCCCAAGGCGGTGGTGCTGGCCCGGTTCGTCCCGTTCGTGCGGACGTTCATCACGTGGATCGCGGGCATCGGCCGCATGGACCCGAAGCGCTACTTCACGTACACGGTGATCGGCGGCATCCTGTGGGCCGCGGGCATCACGATCCTGGGTTCGCTGCTCGGCGGGGTGTCGTTCATCGCGAACAACGTCGACGCGATCTTCGTGCTGATCGTGCTGGTGTCGGTGGTCCCGATCGTGCTGGAGTACCTGAAGGCCCGCCGCGAGAAGAAGGCGGCGCTGACGTCTTCGGACCCGGAGGTCACGCAGCGGATCCCCCGGATCAAGGACTGA
- a CDS encoding PDR/VanB family oxidoreductase, with protein MGAELSRESGALGRPARLDGSDRTDLLLSTLVGVVGAYRRLSGFSGKRRPPVRAVDRDLPLVVEAVRPEAEDVVSLRLANGSALPGWRPGAHVDLVLPSGLVRQYSLCGDPSEKDHYRIAVRRIGTASAEVHALRPGARVVVRGPRTAFPFVGEGPFWFIAGGIGITPILPMVRAAAAAGADWRLVYTGRTRESMPFLDELAGDDRVRIRPDTEYGIPASGAELLEGKPDGAAVYCCGPVPMLTGVRVDLALTSGAVHFERFAPPPVVAGAPFRLTLRRSGQVLDVPADRSALDVLLAARPGTPYSCRQGFCGTCAVPTAGGGSMRICVDRGSAVLDL; from the coding sequence CTGGGCGCGGAGCTTTCACGTGAAAGCGGCGCTCTCGGGCGGCCGGCCCGGCTCGACGGGAGCGATCGGACCGACCTGCTGCTGTCCACTTTGGTGGGTGTCGTGGGCGCTTATCGCCGGTTGTCGGGGTTCAGCGGGAAGCGGCGGCCGCCGGTGCGCGCGGTGGACCGGGACCTGCCGCTGGTCGTCGAGGCCGTCCGCCCCGAAGCCGAAGACGTCGTCAGCCTGCGGCTCGCGAACGGCTCGGCGTTGCCGGGCTGGCGGCCGGGCGCGCACGTCGACCTCGTGCTGCCCTCCGGGCTGGTGCGGCAGTACTCCCTCTGCGGCGATCCGTCCGAAAAGGATCATTACCGCATCGCCGTGCGGCGGATCGGCACGGCGTCGGCCGAGGTCCACGCCCTGCGACCGGGGGCGCGGGTGGTCGTGCGCGGCCCGCGGACGGCGTTCCCGTTCGTCGGCGAAGGTCCGTTCTGGTTCATCGCGGGCGGCATCGGGATCACGCCGATCCTGCCGATGGTCCGCGCGGCCGCGGCGGCGGGCGCGGACTGGCGGCTGGTCTACACCGGCCGCACCCGCGAGTCGATGCCGTTCCTGGACGAGCTGGCCGGCGACGACCGCGTCCGGATCCGGCCGGACACCGAGTACGGCATCCCGGCCTCGGGCGCCGAGCTCCTCGAGGGCAAGCCGGACGGCGCCGCGGTGTACTGCTGCGGCCCGGTGCCGATGCTCACCGGCGTCCGCGTGGATCTGGCGCTGACCAGCGGCGCGGTGCACTTCGAGCGGTTCGCGCCGCCGCCGGTCGTCGCCGGCGCGCCCTTCCGGCTGACACTGCGCAGGTCAGGCCAGGTGCTCGACGTGCCGGCCGACCGCAGCGCGCTGGACGTCCTGCTGGCGGCGCGGCCGGGCACGCCGTACTCGTGCCGCCAGGGCTTCTGCGGGACGTGCGCGGTGCCGACGGCCGGCGGCGGGTCGATGCGGATCTGCGTCGACCGCGGCTCCGCGGTGCTCGACCTATGA
- a CDS encoding metal-dependent hydrolase encodes MTSPDEQLVLHARDVKFDWAALPMHWVPGEPQVTHTINVLHLALPEGERWFVEVFKQAVPLIRDERLKADVLGFIGQEAVHAEAHDGAAAHLEAAGVRVRPFIAQMEWLFRKLLGDRDLTGPAAEEWLVERLGIIAAIEHYTAFLGQWVLDAPLEDAGADPVMLDLLRWHGAEEVEHRSVAFDLFMHLDGRYARRVRSMAAVTPVLAWVFSRGTRYLMRNDPTRPGRATLRSYRRAAKRGLLPTGRQLLREIRPYFRKDYHPTETGNTEQAVAYLASSPAARAAG; translated from the coding sequence ATGACCTCGCCGGACGAGCAGCTCGTGCTGCACGCCCGGGATGTGAAGTTCGACTGGGCGGCGCTGCCGATGCACTGGGTCCCGGGCGAACCGCAGGTCACGCACACCATCAACGTCCTGCACCTGGCCCTGCCCGAGGGCGAGCGCTGGTTCGTCGAGGTGTTCAAGCAGGCGGTCCCGCTGATCCGCGACGAGCGGCTCAAGGCGGACGTCCTCGGCTTCATCGGCCAGGAGGCCGTGCACGCGGAAGCCCACGACGGCGCCGCGGCGCACCTCGAAGCCGCGGGCGTGCGGGTGCGGCCGTTCATCGCCCAGATGGAGTGGCTGTTCCGGAAGCTGCTCGGCGACCGCGACCTGACCGGGCCGGCGGCCGAGGAGTGGCTGGTCGAGCGGCTGGGGATCATCGCCGCGATCGAGCACTACACCGCGTTCCTCGGACAGTGGGTGCTCGACGCGCCGCTGGAGGACGCCGGCGCCGACCCCGTGATGCTCGACCTGCTGCGCTGGCACGGCGCCGAGGAGGTCGAGCACCGGTCGGTCGCGTTCGACCTGTTCATGCACCTCGACGGCCGGTACGCGCGCCGGGTCCGCAGCATGGCGGCGGTGACGCCGGTGCTGGCGTGGGTCTTCTCGCGCGGCACCCGGTACCTGATGCGCAACGACCCGACGCGCCCCGGCCGCGCGACCCTGCGGAGCTACCGGCGGGCGGCGAAACGGGGGTTGCTGCCGACCGGGCGTCAGCTGCTGCGCGAGATCCGGCCGTACTTCCGCAAGGACTACCACCCGACCGAGACCGGGAACACCGAGCAGGCCGTGGCGTACCTGGCGAGCTCCCCGGCCGCCCGGGCCGCGGGGTGA
- a CDS encoding PPOX class F420-dependent oxidoreductase, giving the protein MTDDTALKDFLAEHRHGVLATIRRDGRPQLSTITHLYDPGTATIIASITETRAKTKNMRRDPRVTFHVGSEDGWSYVVAEGRASLTAPAAAPDDATVDALVDYYRRAAGEHPDWDEYRAAMVADQRVLLTIHVEKLLGLVR; this is encoded by the coding sequence ATGACCGACGACACAGCGTTGAAGGACTTCCTCGCCGAGCACCGCCACGGCGTCTTGGCCACCATCCGGCGTGACGGGCGGCCCCAGCTGTCCACCATCACGCACCTGTATGACCCGGGAACGGCCACCATAATCGCGTCGATCACCGAAACCCGGGCGAAGACGAAGAACATGCGCCGCGACCCGCGGGTGACGTTCCACGTCGGCAGCGAGGACGGCTGGAGCTACGTGGTCGCCGAGGGGCGCGCGTCGCTGACGGCGCCGGCGGCCGCGCCCGACGACGCGACGGTCGACGCCCTCGTCGACTACTACCGCCGGGCGGCGGGTGAGCACCCGGACTGGGACGAATACCGCGCGGCCATGGTCGCCGACCAGCGGGTCCTGCTCACGATCCACGTGGAGAAGCTGCTCGGCCTGGTTCGCTGA
- the nagA gene encoding N-acetylglucosamine-6-phosphate deacetylase: protein MIMGGRVAAPDRVLDDGWVAVSDGRIAGVGSGTPPSGEHVDVGGALVVPGFIDTHCHGGGGASFTSLDPEELLTAVRAHRRHGTTTMLASLVSDPVDILREQVAALREIVQDGEVAGIHLEGPFISKARCGAHDPETLLEPDTGTVEKLLRAGQGAIRMVTIAPELHGGVKAVRQLAESGVIAAIGHTDGVEEQLLPAIDAGASVATHLFNGMRPLHHREPGPVGALLDDERITIELICDLVHLHPTVVRLAAKHAGRNRTVLITDAMSATDAADGRYTLGRLEVDVHDGVATLADNGSLAGSTLTMDTAFRNLVGGAKLGILDAVHATSQRPAELLGIAGHTGMLCTGYVADIVVLDQNLRPSKVLRRGEWVAEVGTATLST from the coding sequence GTGATCATGGGCGGCCGGGTCGCCGCCCCGGACCGTGTACTCGACGACGGCTGGGTAGCCGTCTCCGACGGGCGGATCGCCGGCGTGGGTTCCGGGACCCCGCCGTCCGGCGAGCACGTGGACGTCGGAGGGGCGCTGGTCGTCCCCGGGTTCATCGACACCCACTGCCACGGCGGGGGAGGTGCTTCGTTCACCTCCCTCGATCCGGAGGAACTCCTGACGGCGGTGCGAGCGCACCGCCGTCACGGCACCACGACCATGCTGGCCAGCCTGGTCTCGGACCCGGTCGACATCCTGCGTGAGCAGGTCGCCGCGCTGCGTGAGATCGTGCAGGACGGCGAGGTCGCGGGCATCCACCTGGAGGGGCCCTTCATCTCGAAGGCCCGCTGCGGGGCCCACGACCCGGAGACGCTCCTCGAGCCGGACACCGGCACGGTCGAGAAACTCCTGCGCGCGGGCCAGGGCGCGATCCGGATGGTCACCATCGCCCCCGAGCTGCACGGCGGCGTGAAGGCCGTCCGCCAGCTGGCCGAATCCGGCGTCATCGCCGCCATCGGCCACACCGACGGCGTCGAGGAGCAGCTGCTGCCCGCCATCGACGCGGGTGCTTCGGTGGCGACGCACCTGTTCAACGGGATGCGCCCGCTCCACCACCGCGAGCCCGGCCCGGTCGGGGCACTGCTCGATGACGAGCGCATCACGATCGAGCTCATCTGCGACCTCGTCCACCTGCACCCGACGGTGGTCCGACTGGCCGCGAAGCACGCGGGCCGCAACCGCACGGTGCTCATCACCGACGCGATGTCGGCCACCGACGCCGCCGACGGCCGCTACACGCTGGGCCGCCTCGAGGTCGACGTCCACGACGGCGTCGCGACCCTCGCCGACAACGGTTCGCTGGCCGGCAGCACCCTGACGATGGACACCGCCTTCCGCAATCTGGTCGGGGGTGCGAAACTCGGGATCCTCGACGCGGTGCACGCGACGTCGCAACGGCCCGCGGAGCTGCTCGGCATCGCCGGCCACACCGGCATGCTGTGCACCGGGTACGTCGCCGACATCGTGGTCCTCGACCAGAACCTGCGGCCGTCGAAGGTGCTGCGCCGGGGCGAATGGGTCGCCGAGGTGGGTACGGCTACCTTGAGCACCTAG